A single genomic interval of Aureliella helgolandensis harbors:
- a CDS encoding glycerol-3-phosphate dehydrogenase/oxidase, which produces MNRDQMLAALSDRSNQWDVVVIGGGATGLGVALDALSRGLKTLLVESHDFAKGTSSRSTKLVHGGVRYLRNGQVRMVRESLHERGRLLANAPHVVHPLQFVIPTYRTGESWFYYAGLKAYDLLAGKQGFAPSQLLSTDQATELIPTLDRSRLRGGVLYSDGQFDDARLSISLAQSIVDQGGVACNYMPVIKLGRFNGRTNSAVVRDEETGQEHEVQGRVFVNATGVFGGAIMQLDTAAAKFPKQNPDAPHIVPSRGSHLVLDRHFLPGDTAMLIPETDDGRVLFAIPWNGQTLIGTTDIQVEKIDREPRPTDAEIDYMLAHTARYLTQAPRREDVRSVFAGLRPLVGSSNSKQSSASLSREHEIHVSESGVISVIGGKWTTYRKMGEDVTDLVEKVGNLPKHASRTAYAKLHGAPAGEELQSTEQVASPDDGLRVYGSDAPAIREMAVRDPKLAGNLSASERVMVAQVAWAVEHEMARTVEDVLSRRTRLLLLNAAEALAAAEQTAAIMAPLLDKGPEWQAEQVATFSDLVQNYLV; this is translated from the coding sequence ATGAATCGTGATCAGATGCTAGCGGCCCTTTCGGACCGCTCCAACCAGTGGGATGTCGTGGTAATCGGTGGCGGAGCAACCGGTCTGGGCGTGGCCCTCGATGCTCTCAGCCGAGGTCTTAAGACGCTGCTGGTGGAATCGCACGATTTTGCAAAGGGTACCTCCAGTCGTTCGACCAAATTGGTGCATGGTGGTGTCCGCTATCTGCGAAACGGGCAAGTCCGCATGGTACGCGAATCGCTCCATGAACGCGGACGCTTGTTAGCCAATGCGCCCCATGTGGTGCATCCTCTTCAGTTTGTGATACCTACTTACAGGACTGGAGAGAGTTGGTTCTACTACGCTGGTTTGAAAGCCTACGACCTGTTGGCGGGAAAACAAGGATTTGCACCGTCCCAGCTCCTGAGTACCGATCAAGCCACGGAACTGATTCCGACACTGGATCGCTCGCGCCTGCGTGGTGGTGTGCTTTACTCCGATGGCCAATTCGATGACGCGCGATTGTCCATCTCCCTAGCCCAATCTATCGTGGATCAAGGTGGAGTGGCTTGCAACTACATGCCGGTGATCAAGTTGGGACGTTTCAACGGTCGGACGAATTCAGCAGTGGTTCGCGATGAGGAGACAGGGCAGGAGCATGAAGTGCAGGGACGCGTGTTTGTCAATGCAACGGGGGTCTTCGGCGGCGCCATCATGCAACTCGACACGGCAGCTGCCAAATTCCCCAAGCAGAATCCCGATGCCCCGCACATCGTCCCGAGTCGCGGGTCGCATTTGGTCCTCGACCGTCATTTCTTGCCAGGGGACACCGCCATGTTGATTCCTGAGACGGATGATGGCCGAGTTTTGTTCGCGATCCCCTGGAATGGTCAAACTCTGATCGGAACCACCGATATTCAAGTTGAGAAGATCGACCGCGAACCTCGACCGACCGATGCCGAGATTGACTACATGTTGGCGCACACCGCCCGCTATCTAACCCAGGCGCCTCGGCGTGAGGATGTCAGGTCGGTATTTGCTGGCTTGCGTCCGCTGGTGGGCAGTTCCAACTCCAAACAGAGTTCGGCCAGCCTCTCTCGTGAGCATGAGATTCATGTGTCTGAAAGTGGAGTCATTTCCGTGATCGGTGGAAAGTGGACAACCTATCGCAAGATGGGGGAAGACGTGACGGATCTGGTAGAGAAGGTTGGCAATCTTCCCAAGCATGCATCGAGAACCGCTTATGCCAAGTTACACGGTGCTCCTGCTGGTGAGGAGTTGCAGTCGACCGAACAGGTCGCCTCGCCGGATGATGGGTTGCGCGTGTATGGTTCCGACGCGCCCGCAATCCGAGAAATGGCGGTGCGCGATCCCAAGCTGGCGGGCAACCTGTCAGCCAGTGAGAGAGTCATGGTCGCGCAAGTGGCGTGGGCGGTCGAGCATGAGATGGCTCGCACGGTGGAAGATGTCTTATCGCGCCGCACGCGTTTGCTGCTTCTGAACGCTGCGGAGGCATTGGCCGCCGCCGAGCAGACTGCAGCCATCATGGCCCCACTGCTCGATAAGGGGCCCGAGTGGCAGGCAGAGCAGGTAGCGACGTTCAGTGATTTGGTCCAAAACTACCTGGTCTGA
- the glpK gene encoding glycerol kinase GlpK, producing the protein MSQFLLALDQGTTSSRALVLNSDGEIIAVAQKEFTQFFPKPGWVEHDPEEIWTSQLSVAKSAIRKAKIKPGQIAAIGITNQRETTVVWNRRTGQPIHNAIVWQDRRTAATCDRLRKSKSAEHLTAATGLVIDAYFSGTKLAWLLDNVSGAREAAKAGELAFGTIDTWLMWKLTGGTAEAGAVHLTDFTNASRTMLFDIHTGEWDGQLLKALKVPAAVLPEVRSSSEVLCETKASILGASIPVAGVAGDQHAALFGQMCTEPGMVKNTYGTGCFMLMNTGKKSKPSTNNLLSTTAWKIGAQAEYAFEGSIFVAGAVVQWLRDGLGIIKRSSDVEALAAQVPDNGGVYLVPAFAGLGAPHWDAYARGSIAGLTRGATGAHIARAALEAIAYQTADVLDAMKSDAKLKIKSLRVDGGAAMNDLLMQFQADILGVPVVRPKVFESTALGAAYLAGLGVGVWKDKSELAEKWQIDRTFEPSMKASQVKELRAGWHKALERSKNWA; encoded by the coding sequence ATGTCTCAATTCTTGCTTGCCTTAGACCAAGGCACTACCAGCTCGCGTGCTCTAGTCCTCAACTCTGATGGAGAGATCATTGCGGTAGCTCAAAAGGAGTTCACGCAGTTCTTCCCGAAACCAGGCTGGGTCGAGCACGACCCGGAAGAGATTTGGACGAGTCAGTTGTCGGTTGCCAAATCGGCGATCCGCAAAGCGAAGATCAAGCCGGGGCAAATTGCGGCGATCGGCATTACCAACCAACGCGAAACGACGGTTGTGTGGAATCGGCGGACCGGTCAACCGATTCACAATGCCATCGTGTGGCAGGATCGTCGAACGGCGGCGACTTGTGATCGCTTGCGGAAGAGTAAATCGGCCGAGCATTTGACCGCAGCCACCGGCTTGGTGATCGACGCTTATTTTTCCGGTACCAAACTCGCTTGGTTGCTCGATAACGTCAGTGGCGCGCGGGAGGCGGCCAAGGCGGGAGAACTAGCGTTCGGGACGATCGATACCTGGTTGATGTGGAAGCTCACCGGAGGAACCGCCGAAGCGGGGGCCGTGCATCTGACCGATTTCACAAACGCGTCTCGCACGATGCTGTTCGACATCCATACCGGTGAATGGGATGGCCAGCTGCTGAAGGCGTTGAAAGTACCCGCCGCAGTGTTGCCGGAAGTACGCTCTTCCAGCGAAGTGCTGTGCGAGACCAAGGCATCGATCTTAGGAGCCTCCATTCCAGTAGCTGGCGTGGCTGGCGACCAGCATGCGGCACTCTTCGGGCAGATGTGTACCGAACCTGGCATGGTCAAAAATACCTATGGCACCGGGTGCTTCATGCTCATGAACACCGGCAAAAAATCCAAGCCGTCGACCAACAACTTGCTCTCCACGACCGCTTGGAAGATTGGTGCCCAAGCGGAGTACGCCTTTGAAGGGAGCATCTTCGTCGCCGGTGCAGTCGTGCAATGGCTGCGGGATGGTTTGGGAATTATCAAACGCTCTTCGGACGTAGAGGCGTTGGCGGCGCAAGTGCCGGACAATGGCGGCGTGTACCTCGTGCCAGCCTTCGCGGGACTGGGGGCTCCTCACTGGGATGCGTACGCGCGTGGCTCCATCGCAGGGCTAACGCGTGGAGCCACCGGCGCCCACATTGCGCGCGCTGCCTTGGAAGCCATCGCCTACCAAACGGCCGATGTCTTGGATGCCATGAAGTCCGACGCGAAGCTTAAAATTAAGTCGCTTCGCGTGGATGGCGGAGCCGCCATGAATGACTTGCTGATGCAATTTCAAGCCGATATTTTAGGAGTGCCCGTGGTACGCCCTAAAGTGTTCGAATCGACGGCCCTGGGAGCCGCTTACTTGGCGGGGCTGGGAGTTGGAGTCTGGAAAGACAAGTCAGAATTGGCTGAAAAATGGCAAATTGATCGGACGTTTGAGCCCAGCATGAAAGCCAGCCAGGTCAAGGAGCTGCGCGCGGGGTGGCACAAAGCGCTAGAGCGTTCCAAGAATTGGGCGTAG